Genomic segment of Streptomyces sp. NBC_00654:
GGCTGCTGAGCAGCGTGCGGGTGCTGGTCGCCCGCGTAGACCTTGAGCTTCGAGAGCATCTGACGGCCCAGGGTGTTCTTGGGGATCATGCCCTTGATGGCCTTCTCGACAGCCTTCTCGGGGTTCTTCGAGAGCAGCTCGTCGTAGCGCACCGAACGGAGACCGCCCGGGAAGCCCGAGTGGCGGTACGCCATCTTCTGGGTCTTCTTGTTGCCGGAGAGGTGGACCTTCTCGGCGTTGATGATGATGACGAAGTCGCCCATGTCCATGTGGGGGGCGTAGATCGCCTTGTGCTTGCCTCGGAGGAGGTTCGCAGCCGTGGTGGCCAGACGGCCCAGGACGATGTCCTGAGCGTCGATGATGTGCCACTGGCGCGTCACATCTCCGGGCTTGGGGCTGTACGTACGCACGGTCGTAGCCTTCGCTTCTTCAGTGGATGGGGGTCCAGACACATGGCACCTCTGAAGCGATCATGCAGCTGGGGCTCACAAGGCCGGGACACTGCCCGTATGCGAGCCACTGGTAACTGCTCCAGAGAACCTACGTAAGGGCCCTTCGCGTGAGAACGACGAAGCCAATACGCATAACAATCATCGATTGTACCCGCCACGCCCCCAGCGGGTCAAAACGCGCCGCCCCTACCGCGCCCGCTCCACCCTCCGCTCGTCCCACACCGGCTCGGTCGTCTCCCGGACCACCCCGTCCGAACCGAACACCAGATACCGGTCGAAGGACTTCGCGAACCACCGGTCGTGCGTGACGGCCATCACAGTGCCGTCGTACGCCTCCAGGCCGTCCTGCAGCGCCTCCGCCGACTCCAGGTCCAGGTTGTCCGTCGGCTCGTCCAGCAGCAGCGCCGTCGTACCCGCCAGCTCCAGGAGCAGGATCTGGAACCGCGCCTGCTGCCCGCCGGACAGCTTCTCGAAGGGCTGGTCCCCCTGCCGCTCCAGCTCGTACCGCCGCAGCACCGACATCGCCCCGCCCCGGTCCTTGGCGTGCTCCGTCCACAGGATCTCGACGAGCGTCTTGCCCAGGAGCTCCGGATGGGCGTGCGTCTGCGCGAAGTGCCCCGGCACGACCCGTGCCCCCAGCTTCCACTCCCCCGAGTGCGCCACCGGCTCCCCGGCCAGCAGCCGCAGGAAGTGCGACTTCCCCGACCCGTTGGATCCGAGGACGGCGACCCGCTCCCCGTAGAAGATCTCCAGGTCGAACGGCTTCATGAGACCGGTCAGCTCCAGCCCCTTGCAGGTCACGGCCCGCACCCCGGTGCGCCCGCCGCGCAGCCGCATCTTGATGTCCTGCTCGCGCGGCGGCTCCGGCGGCGGCCCGGCGTCCTCGAACTTCTTGAACCGGGTCTGCATCGCCCGGTAGCGCGAGGCCATGTCGGGGCTGATCGCCGCCTGCTGCCGCAGCCGGTGGACGAGCGCCTTCAGCCGGGCGTGCTCCTCCTCCCAGCGCCGCAGCAGCTCCTCGAACCGGGCGAACCGGTCCTTGCGCGCCTGGTGGTACGTGTCGAAGCCCGCGCCGTGCACCCACACATCGCTGCCCGCCGGGCTCGGCTCCACGCTGACGATCTTCTCGGCGGCCCGGGACAGCAGCTCCCGGTCGTGGGAGACGAAGAGCACCGTCTTACGGGTCTCCTTCAGCTTCCCCTCCAGCCACCGCTTCCCGGGAACGTCCAGATAGTTGTCCGGCTCGTCCAGCAGCAGCACCTCGTCCGGCCCCCGGAGCAGCGCCTCCAGCACGAGCCGCTTCTGCTCACCGCCGCTGAGCGTCCGCACCTCCCGCCACTGCGCCTTCTCGTACGGGACACCGAGCGCGGCCATCGTGCACATGTCCCAGACCGTCTCGGCCTCGTACCCCCGGGCCTCCGCCCAGTCGCTCAGGGCCTGCGCGTACGTCATCTGCGCGGCCTCGTCGTCGACCGTGAGGATCAGCTCCTCGGCCACGTCCACGGCCTTCGCCGCTTCCCGGATACGGGGCTGGGCCACGGACACCAGCAGGTCGCGCACGGTCCGCTCGTCCCGTACGGAGCCCACGAACTGCGCCATCACCCCGAGCCCGCCGCTCACCGAGACCGTGCCGCCGTGCGGCTGGAGCTCTCCCGCGAGCAGGCGCAGCAGGGTCGTCTTGCCCGCGCCGTTGGCCCCGACAAGGGCGACGACGGCCCCGTCCGCCACCCGGAACGAAGCGTCGCCGAGCAGCACCCGCCCGTCCGGTAGGTAGTACTCCAGGTGGCCTGCTTCAAGATGTCCCATACACAGCATTGTCACGGCCTGCGAAGCCCTGGCCCAACCGGTTTACGGTCGGTCTAAGATTCGCCGCATGAGCTTTGGGCAAGGGGGGCCCTCCTGGGGGCCGGGAGATCAGCACACTCCGGACTGGGCGGCACTGGCCGACGAGTCCGCCGCACGCGGCCGACGCAAGAAGTGGCTGATGATCGGCGGCGGCGTGCTCGCCACCGCCGTGGTCGGCGCGATCGTGGCCACGGCCGTCATCTCGACCAACAACGGCAACAAGCCGTCCGGCTCCGACAAGAACGCGAACGAGCTGCCGGCCCCGGCCGAGCTGCCCTCGGACACCTCCGAGCCCGCGCCGTCCTTCTCCTCGGTGGCGCCGCCGCCCCCGCCGGACCCGAAGGACTACATATCCGACGCCAAGAAGGACAAGGCGCCGATCACCGTCGACGGCTTCTTCCCCGGCAAGAAGCTGACGATGGGCGACCGCGTCCACATCAAGGGCGCCACGAACCGCACCACCAGCTGCGCCGCGGGCACCCAGGGCGCGCTCGGCGCGATCCTCACGAACAACGGCTGCGAGCAGCTCATCCGCGCCACGTACCGCAAGGACGGCATCGCGGTCACCGTCGGCGTCGCGGTGTTCAGGACCGAGGCACGGGCGCGGAAGGCCGCCAAGCAGGCGTCCGGCGGCATCGCGTCGCTCAGCGGCGAGGGCGTCCCCACCTTCTGCCGCGCCGGTACGGTCTGCCGCCGCACCGCCAACTCCTACGGCCGTTACGCGTACTTCACCGTCGGCGGCTTCACCGACGGCAAGCGCGTCACCACGGCCGACAAGAACGTGTACGCGGTCGGCGACGACCTGACGGACTTCACGTTCCGCCAGATCAGGCACCGGGGCGAGGTCCAGGCGTCCAACGCGGCGGCGGCCCCCGCCGGCTGACGCCCCACCGGGCACCGCCCCAGGGCGGTGCCCGAACGACCGTCGGCTCCCGAGCGGTTCAGCAGCAGCCCGCCCCCGGCAGCGTCCTGACATTCCGCGCCTCCAGAGCCCGCGCGGCCAGCAACTCATCGGCCGGGTACGCCACTTCCTCCAGGGTCAGCCCGTGCGGCCGCACCACGTGCACCGCGGGGTCCCGCACCTTCGCCGCCAGCACCTCGGCGGGCCACCCGGCCGGCCGGCGCCCGTCGCCCACGAACAGCGCCGCGCCGATCAGCGCCCGCACCATGTTGTGGCAGAAGGCGTCGGCCTGCACGGTCGCCGTGAGCACCCCCGACGCCTCGTCCCGTACCCAGCTCAGCTTCTGGAGCGTACGGATGGTGGTCGCGCCCTCGCGCTTCTTGCAGTACGCCGCGAAGTCGTGCTCCCCGACCATGAGGGCGGCGGCCTCGTTCATCGCGTCCATGTCCAACGGCCGGTCGTGCCACAGCACATGACCGCGGGTCAGCGGGTCGACGCCGCCGGGGCGGTCCCCCACCCGGTAGGCGTAGCGCCGCCACATCGCGGAGAACCGCGCGTTGAACCCGGCCGGCGCCACCGCCGCCCGCCAGATCCGCACATCCAGCGGCAGCCGCCCGGCCATCCGCCGCAGCAGCTTCTCCTCGTGCTCGGCCCACACCCCGGCCGGCAGGTCGACATGCGCCACCTGCCCCCGCGCGTGCACCCCGGCATCGGTGCGCCCGGCCACCGTCAGGTCGTAGGTGCGCGAGGACCGCGTCACGGTCCGCAGCGCGTCCTCGATCTCCCCCTGCACGGTCCGCCTGCTGGTCTGCTTCGCCCAGCCGGAGAAGTCCTTCCCGTCGTACGAAAGGTCCAGCCGCACCCGTACGAATCCGGGCTCCGCCTCGTCACTCACCACGCGTCCCCTCTCGAAACCCGTTCCGCCCCGTCACAGCGGAACGGGCCCGCACCGCCCCGAAGGGTGATGCGGGCCCGTCCCGTGGTCCTCAGAACGCTCAGGCGTCCTTGGACTCCGCGTCGGCCTCGGCCGGCTTGGCGTCCTCGACGACCTCGGCCGGAGCCTCGTCCTTCTTGAGGGCGTCTTCCTTGACCGCACGCTTCGTCGCGGCCTCGGCCTCACCGGTGGCCTGCTGGGCCACGGTCAGCGCCTCGACCAGCTCGATGACGGCCATCGGGGCGTTGTCGCCAC
This window contains:
- the truA gene encoding tRNA pseudouridine(38-40) synthase TruA yields the protein MSDEAEPGFVRVRLDLSYDGKDFSGWAKQTSRRTVQGEIEDALRTVTRSSRTYDLTVAGRTDAGVHARGQVAHVDLPAGVWAEHEEKLLRRMAGRLPLDVRIWRAAVAPAGFNARFSAMWRRYAYRVGDRPGGVDPLTRGHVLWHDRPLDMDAMNEAAALMVGEHDFAAYCKKREGATTIRTLQKLSWVRDEASGVLTATVQADAFCHNMVRALIGAALFVGDGRRPAGWPAEVLAAKVRDPAVHVVRPHGLTLEEVAYPADELLAARALEARNVRTLPGAGCC
- the rplM gene encoding 50S ribosomal protein L13, yielding MRTYSPKPGDVTRQWHIIDAQDIVLGRLATTAANLLRGKHKAIYAPHMDMGDFVIIINAEKVHLSGNKKTQKMAYRHSGFPGGLRSVRYDELLSKNPEKAVEKAIKGMIPKNTLGRQMLSKLKVYAGDQHPHAAQQPVPFEITQVAQ
- a CDS encoding ABC-F family ATP-binding cassette domain-containing protein, whose product is MLCMGHLEAGHLEYYLPDGRVLLGDASFRVADGAVVALVGANGAGKTTLLRLLAGELQPHGGTVSVSGGLGVMAQFVGSVRDERTVRDLLVSVAQPRIREAAKAVDVAEELILTVDDEAAQMTYAQALSDWAEARGYEAETVWDMCTMAALGVPYEKAQWREVRTLSGGEQKRLVLEALLRGPDEVLLLDEPDNYLDVPGKRWLEGKLKETRKTVLFVSHDRELLSRAAEKIVSVEPSPAGSDVWVHGAGFDTYHQARKDRFARFEELLRRWEEEHARLKALVHRLRQQAAISPDMASRYRAMQTRFKKFEDAGPPPEPPREQDIKMRLRGGRTGVRAVTCKGLELTGLMKPFDLEIFYGERVAVLGSNGSGKSHFLRLLAGEPVAHSGEWKLGARVVPGHFAQTHAHPELLGKTLVEILWTEHAKDRGGAMSVLRRYELERQGDQPFEKLSGGQQARFQILLLELAGTTALLLDEPTDNLDLESAEALQDGLEAYDGTVMAVTHDRWFAKSFDRYLVFGSDGVVRETTEPVWDERRVERAR